The Cicer arietinum cultivar CDC Frontier isolate Library 1 chromosome 1, Cicar.CDCFrontier_v2.0, whole genome shotgun sequence genome contains the following window.
CACTGCATGCTGCAACATGTCAAAACATATTCTCTTAAAGTCTTGCAATTGTTTACGTGAATCGCACATCTTGGctttcaacttttttattttatttgtagtgAACACTTTTATAAGTCATATATTATTCATCaatacttaaaaattattaaaaaaaattacacagtcagataataaatttttttaaaaatagtttgtgacttttttaaattttatcaataaaacaGTCACTTAATTGATATcgattcaaaacaaaaaatatatttatttttttttatatttatcgaattgatattatataaatcattattttagacattaaaataataacaattattagtTTCAATGTCTAAAAGACAATGtatgtgatatttaaaattttaaatatttttttaaactaaactTTCATGGATTATGGtccattttaaaatttgttttattttatttcaatattagAGGTTTAgacttattttgtttatttcttcTAACAAATTAACTAGTGCTTCTATGTACAACAATGCTTGATTAAACTATTggttaacaaaaaatttaaaataaaaatatattattttaatttaaagtagagaaaattttaaaattcattagaTATGTTTATAAAATAGTTGACATTTATCTCTCTTTAATAGTATTCAGAGAGATCAAAATCCACACTTTGTTAAGTCTAATATTTATGGTTTTACTACTAAATCAAATTCATTTGAGTTAATATAGAAATCTAAGTTTTCCTTTAATCTTCTTCCAAAAGTAGTGTCACTATCTTGATAAGGACTTACATAATGTGAAAATATTGACATTCTGTAATAGTGTATATACGCGCGGTTgattaaacataaattaaaaatcatactatcggttaattaaaaataaattaaaatcatacaATCGTTTTCTTTGGTAAAATAGctaatattttattgtagatAGTTTATGGTTGTCTAATTTGAgtgttttgataaaattaacaatatattctattagtttaaaaatttaaaataatataactttttttaaattaaaaacaaatttgatcaattatacttaaaatatttaatttttatttatgtatctctaatttatttatttaaattaaaattatttataaattatttaaagttataataaataaattatttattagttaaatatatcatttatttagttaattagtttACTTATTATAAATTGTgacaaataaattatctaaattatttactttGAATTTGGAATTGgagataaaaaaatgtaaagcCTAATTTTGCTATATATACTACTagttattttagtttaattaatcaATATCAATGTTATTGTGATTGAACATctttattcaaattttgttaTAAGCTACAGTGGTGTTTTTTATTAAgaggaaaaaaagaaaggaaagtaaaatacaaagtattaaatatatattaacaaatgttttaaaaatatttgttaaataatcaaaaataaacatcttacataaaaaataataaaatttaaagttttaataagTTGAAATACTTtctatcaatttataattaaaaaattttatatcTAATTTATTAACTAATACTCCAAGAACAGTAGTGAGCATttcattaaaacatatatttagaATACGTTGATTTATCAATTTCATTGTAACTAGCTCTGTAGGTTATAGAGGCACAGACAGGCCTTCCGTGTGGTGAAGAGTCTTTTAGGCCTGAAAAGCAGGCAGCAGTTCAATTTCCAACAAAGAGGTTCTCTAtgccatttttttaatttattttttagactaAAAATTCATACTCTATAGTGTCAATAGTATTAACATCGAAAGTCGAAACAAAAGGTTTGTGTGAATATCAAAGCGGGGAGGAGGTGGCATTAAGCGAGGAATCTTCTTAATTTAGTAATGtcaagttaattaattatacacCCTCCTCTTCCACTTAACCCAAGCAAAGCATTCCATAATAGGAAAAACACCCCCAAATTCAGCTTTTTAATTAAGGCGCCTATTATGCTCAATGCTCtctttcatttcattttcatatatgTCACAACCAAAAAGGAGCTCCATTATTCCCCTAATTATAATAAAACGATCCTAGTTACTTCCCCACACTTCATAAGGACTAGTCGATTAACTCCTATTTCCCCCTCGTAGTGGCATCCCTTCATCTACTCTTATAGTAATTCACAAAATATGCAGatgaaatgtaaaaaatatgaatgtaaACTATATAGTCATAAATTTATtgtacaataattttatttatttattcattaaaaagGGATACAAAAAAGAAAGGGCAGCTTGAATATAAACATTAATATATACGTCACCCgccaattttattattttatctcgaAGCACCAACTGGACACGTGGCACGTCGAATTCTCAAAAGTAATCAAACGACGACGTAGTGTGTTGCTGTCTACTAGAACTACAACTTCTTTTGCCGTTATTATCTTTCACGGTGAATAACGGCGTCGTTTTGTGTCTTCTTAATCCAGGAACCTCCGGCGGAGTAACCATCCGTATCAGCGCCAAATTTAGCCCCACGAAAAACGGATGCATCTTGACGTCAGCAGCTCCTCGCTTCGACCCGAGTCTACGGTTCGGGTCTTTATTAAGCAATCCAGACACGAGGTTCCGCGCGTGCATTTCAAGCGTACTAGAAGGCGTAGCTGTAGGAAAACTAAGaggtttttttataatgttacgCAGCGTAGCTTCATTAGATGGACCCGCGAACGGTGTTCTACCGTACACCATCTCATAGATGAAAATCCCAAACGACCACCAATCCACTGCGTTTCCGTGGGATTTCCCGGAGGCCACTTCAGGGGATACGTATTCGTGAGTTCCAACGAATGAACAAGACCGTGCCTCAACCGGTTCAGCTACGAAAAGCCGGTTCGACTGAAAGGTTTGCACTTTTCTGGACCGGAAAAGCCGCTTCGAGAGACACGCGAATGGAGTTAAGTTGGAATGCGGGCGGGTGCATGATACATCAAGTGCTTCATCTTTGGGGAAACAATCTGGAGATGATTCAACGGATGGGATTGCGTGAGAACACATAGATAGATCAAAATCAGAGAGCATGATGTGACCGTCTGATCTGACTAACACATTTTCCGGCTTTAGATCTCTGTAGATGATTCCTAACATGTGAAGGTATTCCAATGCCACCAAGACTTCAGCCGCGTAAAACCtgtaacaattatttttaattaattaattaattactctatttttgactttatttatttaattatttcagataaaatagaaaaaaacaaaagaggTGGTTACTGGTTAATTAAGTTAGGTTACCTTGCGGAGGAGAGAGAGAAGCGGTTACGGTGGTGGCGGTGACGGAGAGAGTGTAAATCTCCGCCGGAGCAAAACTCCATAACAATGCAAGAGAAATGAGAAGCTTCAAATTCTGCGTAAAGACTAGGGAGAAAAGGATGATCAAGCATCTTCAGAATCTTTCTCTCCATTTCGGCTCTATGTGATTTCTTCTTGATTGCAACAGCGTCTTTGTCAACGACCTTCATAGCGTAGTAGGAGGCAGGGTCGTCGTCGTCGGAGTCACGGAGGCGACAGAGGTAAACGGTGCCGATGTCGCCAGAGCCTATACGGCGGAGAAGGTGGAAGTCGCGGAAGGTGAGGGAGGATTTTCTGATGGCGGTGTAGGCGAAATCGGAGGAGCGATGAGGTTTGATAGAGAGACTCTCCGGTGAGGAAATTGGAAGGAGGTCGAAGGAGAGACGGCTGAAACTTGTGCTGCAAATGCTTTCACTACCGCTGCTCATGGAAGTTCGTTGCGTTGTGGAATTAACTGTTTCTAAGCTCATTCCAGAATCACGACCACTACCACTCTCTAACATGATGGAAAAATAAGAACAATAACTACCATAGAATAATTAATTGAATGaagattttttattgttgaacTCGAGGGAGAAGcagtgttttgaaaattgaatgCTTTGAGGGAGAAATTGTTAATGCTAGGAGTGGAAAGAAAGGGTGGTTGTGTggtatttatttatgttgagTAAGGGAGGGAGGTAAAATGAAGTTGGTTTAAACACGCACGTGAGAGGCTGGGTATTGTCACGTGATGGGTTAAGGTAAGGAGGCATGGACATGGTCACGTGGCTAAGTGTGCGGTGCAGTGGTGCACCTCGTGTGAAGTTTTTGTTGCAGTCAAttttctgtgtttttttttttttttacagagaGTAGAGTTAGAAAGAGAAGAATGACAGAAAAAAAGAGAAGGGTTAATCCGTGCAAGTATTGATATATGATGCTATGCTTGCCAAACAATGCAGTTGTCAACCATATCAGTATTATTTTCTGTACGAACTATACCAAACGCAAATATTTGGATCATATTCATCCACGCTTTGAATTTTTATACTACTCTACTATTATTACATCTTTTTACcgttaattaataattactaaTAAATATGCGAGTAAAGTAAACACAACTACCTGTcagcaaaaatatatatatatatatatatctgtcTTTTTCTCACCGGAAAAAACTAGTACTAAGTATTCCTAATTTGCAACCTAAACAGTGTTAGATATCGTGCGAATGTTTTTTAAAGTGtaaatttaatgtgatttaaTTTACTATAAAGTTAATTGTGAAATAAGTGTACTACAGTAATATACAGAGAGAAAGTAGTCCTGCGAGGAAATTCATAGACTTGGGAAAATGTTTCTCCGAGGCATGGACTATTTAGTGCATAGAGTGGAAAAAACTTTAACTTGTGGTTCATAAatagttttaatattattaattaatgtagAAAAAATGTCAACTATCCGCAATGCTTCAATGACTTGATCAGTCATATGGTACTGCTAGAAGTGGTGTCCATATTTAACCTCCTTGGATTAATAAATGAATCTATGTTCAGCAtttagttgaaattttaaagtGGTTTATAGAAGTACTTTATACTTGCATTGCTTTTAGTTTAGGGTTGGATACACgggaatataatatatttttattgtgatattaaaaagttaaaaattg
Protein-coding sequences here:
- the LOC101505912 gene encoding protein kinase PINOID-like produces the protein MLESGSGRDSGMSLETVNSTTQRTSMSSGSESICSTSFSRLSFDLLPISSPESLSIKPHRSSDFAYTAIRKSSLTFRDFHLLRRIGSGDIGTVYLCRLRDSDDDDPASYYAMKVVDKDAVAIKKKSHRAEMERKILKMLDHPFLPSLYAEFEASHFSCIVMEFCSGGDLHSLRHRHHRNRFSLSSARFYAAEVLVALEYLHMLGIIYRDLKPENVLVRSDGHIMLSDFDLSMCSHAIPSVESSPDCFPKDEALDVSCTRPHSNLTPFACLSKRLFRSRKVQTFQSNRLFVAEPVEARSCSFVGTHEYVSPEVASGKSHGNAVDWWSFGIFIYEMVYGRTPFAGPSNEATLRNIIKKPLSFPTATPSSTLEMHARNLVSGLLNKDPNRRLGSKRGAADVKMHPFFVGLNLALIRMVTPPEVPGLRRHKTTPLFTVKDNNGKRSCSSSRQQHTTSSFDYF